A window of the Bacteroides thetaiotaomicron VPI-5482 genome harbors these coding sequences:
- the hisB gene encoding bifunctional histidinol-phosphatase/imidazoleglycerol-phosphate dehydratase HisB, with product MKKKILFIDRDGTLVIEPPIDYQLDSLEKLEFYPRVFRNLGFIRSKLDFEFVMVTNQDGLGTSSFPEDTFWPAHNLMLKTLAGEGITFDDILIDRSFPEDNAPTRKPRTGMLTKYIDNPEYDLAESFVIGDRPTDVELAKNLGCRAIYLQEATDDLKEKGLEEVCALATTDWDQVAEFLFAGERKAEVRRTTKETDIYVSLNLDGNGGCDISTGLGFFDHMLEQIGKHSGMDLTIRVKGDLEVDEHHTIEDTAIALGECIYQALGSKRGIERYGYALPMDDCLCQVCLDFGGRPWLVWDAEFNREKIGEMPTEMFLHFFKSLSDAAKMNLNIKAEGQNEHHKIEGIFKALARALKMALKRDIYHFELPSSKGVL from the coding sequence ATGAAGAAGAAAATATTGTTTATAGATAGGGACGGGACATTGGTCATTGAACCTCCCATTGATTATCAGCTTGATTCACTGGAAAAGCTGGAATTTTATCCGAGAGTCTTCCGTAATTTGGGCTTTATCCGTAGCAAGCTTGATTTTGAATTTGTGATGGTTACCAATCAGGACGGGCTGGGTACATCTTCGTTTCCGGAAGACACTTTCTGGCCTGCTCACAACTTGATGCTGAAAACATTGGCCGGAGAAGGCATTACCTTTGATGATATTCTGATCGACCGTAGTTTTCCGGAAGATAATGCGCCGACTCGCAAACCGCGTACAGGAATGTTGACGAAGTATATTGATAATCCGGAATATGATCTTGCGGAAAGCTTTGTAATCGGTGATCGTCCTACTGATGTGGAGCTGGCAAAGAATCTTGGTTGCCGTGCTATTTATCTGCAAGAAGCAACAGATGATTTGAAAGAGAAAGGTCTGGAAGAAGTTTGTGCACTTGCAACAACAGACTGGGATCAGGTGGCAGAGTTTCTTTTTGCCGGTGAGCGGAAAGCAGAAGTTCGCCGTACAACGAAGGAGACTGATATTTATGTGTCTCTCAATCTTGATGGAAATGGAGGCTGTGATATTTCTACCGGTCTTGGCTTCTTCGATCATATGCTTGAACAAATAGGCAAGCATTCCGGAATGGATCTGACCATTCGGGTAAAAGGCGACCTGGAAGTGGATGAACATCACACCATTGAGGATACTGCCATCGCTTTGGGAGAATGTATTTATCAGGCTTTGGGCAGTAAGCGCGGAATCGAACGTTATGGTTATGCTTTGCCTATGGATGATTGCCTTTGTCAGGTTTGCCTTGATTTCGGAGGTCGTCCTTGGTTAGTATGGGATGCAGAGTTCAATCGTGAAAAAATAGGGGAGATGCCGACGGAGATGTTCCTGCATTTCTTTAAATCATTGAGTGATGCTGCAAAAATGAATCTGAACATCAAGGCTGAAGGACAGAATGAGCATCACAAGATAGAAGGTATCTTTAAAGCGCTTGCACGTGCCCTGAAAATGGCATTGAAAAGAGATATCTATCATTTTGAGCTTCCTTCGAGCAAAGGAGTACTATAA
- a CDS encoding dual specificity protein phosphatase family protein: protein MIINNKRIWLGLFIGIVMSFSVYGQNINAEKITVPDSKLTNLYQIDSGVYRSEQPSDADFKALEKYGIREVLNLRNRHSDDDEAAGTKIKLYRLKMKAHSVSEDQLINALRIIKNRKGPIVFHCHHGSDRTGAVCAMYRIVFQGVSKQKAIQEMTEGGFGFHRIYKNIIRTIEKADIERIKREVLQ from the coding sequence ATGATAATCAATAACAAACGAATTTGGCTTGGTTTATTTATCGGGATAGTGATGTCTTTTTCGGTTTATGGTCAAAACATAAACGCTGAAAAGATAACTGTTCCCGATAGTAAACTGACTAATTTGTATCAGATAGACTCAGGTGTATATCGTTCGGAGCAACCATCGGATGCTGACTTTAAGGCTTTGGAGAAATACGGTATTCGTGAAGTGCTGAATCTTCGCAACAGGCATAGTGACGATGATGAGGCGGCAGGAACAAAGATTAAGCTTTATCGGCTAAAAATGAAAGCGCATTCAGTCAGTGAAGATCAATTGATCAATGCATTGCGCATTATCAAGAACCGCAAAGGGCCAATCGTCTTTCATTGTCATCACGGTTCTGATAGGACAGGCGCAGTATGTGCTATGTATCGTATTGTATTTCAAGGAGTGTCAAAGCAAAAAGCTATTCAGGAAATGACCGAAGGAGGTTTCGGTTTTCATCGTATTTATAAAAATATCATTCGCACTATTGAGAAGGCTGATATAGAACGTATTAAAAGAGAAGTATTACAATAG
- the hisC gene encoding histidinol-phosphate transaminase, protein MKTLQELTRPNIWKLKPYSSARDEYKGAVASVFLDANENPYNLPHNRYPDPMQWELKTLLSKIKKVSPQHIFLGNGSDEAIDLVFRAFCEPEKDNVVAIDPTYGMYQVCADVNNVEYRKVLLDENFQFSAEKLLAATDERTKLIFLCSPNNPTGNDLLRSEIEKILREFEGLVILDEAYNDFSEAPSFLEELDKYPNLVVFQTFSKAWGCAAIRLGMAFASEAIIGILSKIKYPYNVNQLTQQQAIAMLHKYYEIERWIKTLKEERDYLEEEFAKLSCTVRMYPSDSNFFLAKVTDAVKIYNYLVGEGIIVRNRHSISLCCNCLRVTVGTRVENNTLLAALKKYQG, encoded by the coding sequence ATGAAAACATTACAAGAACTTACCCGGCCGAATATATGGAAACTAAAGCCTTATTCTTCGGCTCGTGATGAATATAAAGGCGCTGTGGCTTCCGTTTTTCTGGATGCGAATGAGAATCCTTATAACCTGCCTCACAACCGCTATCCGGACCCCATGCAGTGGGAACTGAAAACACTGTTGTCTAAAATTAAAAAGGTTTCTCCCCAGCATATCTTTTTAGGAAACGGCAGTGATGAGGCGATTGATCTGGTGTTTCGTGCATTCTGCGAACCGGAAAAAGATAACGTAGTTGCTATCGATCCGACTTACGGTATGTATCAGGTCTGTGCCGATGTGAATAATGTGGAGTACCGGAAAGTTTTGTTGGACGAAAACTTCCAGTTCTCAGCAGAAAAGCTTCTTGCAGCTACAGATGAGCGTACGAAACTCATTTTCCTGTGTTCACCTAATAACCCGACGGGAAACGACCTGCTACGTTCTGAAATAGAAAAAATACTCCGCGAATTTGAAGGATTGGTCATATTGGATGAAGCGTATAATGATTTCTCCGAAGCACCTTCTTTCCTCGAAGAGCTGGATAAATATCCGAATCTGGTTGTTTTTCAGACTTTCTCCAAAGCTTGGGGATGTGCTGCTATCCGTTTGGGTATGGCTTTTGCATCCGAAGCAATTATCGGAATCCTGAGTAAAATCAAGTATCCTTATAATGTGAATCAGCTGACACAGCAGCAGGCTATTGCTATGCTGCATAAATATTATGAAATAGAACGCTGGATAAAAACATTGAAGGAAGAACGCGACTATCTGGAAGAAGAATTTGCGAAATTATCTTGTACAGTCCGAATGTACCCGTCCGATTCCAACTTCTTCTTGGCGAAAGTAACGGATGCGGTGAAGATTTACAATTATTTGGTAGGTGAAGGGATCATAGTGCGCAACCGTCATTCCATTTCGCTTTGTTGCAACTGTCTGCGTGTGACGGTGGGTACCAGAGTGGAGAATAATACGTTACTTGCTGCCCTCAAAAAATATCAAGGATAG
- the hisG gene encoding ATP phosphoribosyltransferase, with the protein MLRIAVQAKGRLFEETMALLGESDIKISTTKRTLLVQSSNFPIEVLFLRDDDIPQTVATGVADLGIVGENEFMEKEEDAEIIKRLGFSKCRLSLAMPKDIEYPGLSWFNGKKIATSYPVILRNFLKKNGVNAEIHVITGSVEVSPGIGLADAIFDIVSSGSTLVSNRLKEVEVVMKSEALLIGNKNMSDEKKEVLEELLFRMNAVKTAEDKKYVLMNAPKDKLEEIIAVLPGMKSPTIMPLAQEGWCSVHTVLDEKRFWEIIGKLKGLGAEGILVLPIEKMIV; encoded by the coding sequence ATGTTAAGAATCGCAGTACAAGCCAAAGGACGTCTCTTCGAAGAGACAATGGCACTTTTAGGAGAGTCGGATATTAAAATCAGTACAACGAAGCGTACTTTGTTGGTGCAGTCTTCCAATTTTCCTATCGAAGTTTTATTTCTTCGTGACGATGATATCCCGCAAACAGTAGCTACCGGTGTAGCTGATTTGGGAATTGTCGGTGAGAATGAATTTATGGAAAAAGAGGAAGATGCTGAAATCATCAAACGATTGGGATTCAGCAAATGTCGTTTGTCTTTGGCAATGCCGAAAGACATTGAATATCCGGGATTGTCATGGTTCAATGGGAAGAAAATAGCTACTTCTTATCCGGTCATTTTGAGAAACTTCCTGAAGAAGAACGGAGTAAATGCAGAGATACATGTCATTACCGGTTCGGTAGAAGTATCTCCGGGCATTGGACTGGCAGATGCTATCTTTGATATCGTAAGTTCAGGATCTACTTTGGTAAGCAACCGCTTGAAGGAAGTGGAGGTAGTGATGAAATCCGAAGCGCTGTTGATTGGCAACAAAAACATGAGCGATGAGAAGAAAGAAGTACTGGAAGAACTTTTGTTCCGAATGAATGCAGTAAAGACTGCCGAAGACAAGAAATACGTGCTGATGAATGCTCCGAAGGATAAACTGGAAGAAATAATTGCCGTGTTACCTGGTATGAAGAGCCCTACTATTATGCCATTGGCACAAGAAGGCTGGTGCTCTGTTCATACTGTACTAGATGAAAAGCGTTTTTGGGAAATCATTGGCAAATTGAAGGGACTGGGTGCTGAAGGTATTTTGGTGTTGCCGATTGAAAAAATGATAGTCTAA
- the hisD gene encoding histidinol dehydrogenase — protein sequence MKLIKYPSKEQWAELLKRPALNTESLFDTVRTIINKVRAEGDKAVLEYEAAFDKVTLSALTVTSEEIQKAEGLISDELKSAITLAKRNIETFHSSQRFVGKKVETMEGVTCWQKAVGIEKVGLYIPGGTAPLFSTVLMLAVPAKIAGCREIVLCTPPDKNGNIHPAILFAAQLAGVSKIFKAGGVQAIAAMAYGTESVPKVYKIFGPGNQYVTAAKQLVSLRDVAIDMPAGPSEVEVLADASANPVFVAADLLSQAEHGVDSQAMLITTSEKLQAEVMEEVNRQLAKLPRREIAAKSLENSKLILVKDMDEALELTNAYAPEHLIVETENYLEVAERVINAGSVFLGSLTPESAGDYASGTNHTLPTNGYAKAYSGVSLDSFIRKITFQEILPQGMKVIGPAIEEMAANELLDAHKNAVTVRLNTLK from the coding sequence ATGAAACTAATCAAATATCCCTCCAAAGAACAATGGGCAGAACTTCTGAAGCGTCCGGCTTTGAATACGGAGAGCTTGTTCGATACAGTTCGTACTATTATAAATAAGGTAAGAGCGGAAGGTGATAAAGCTGTTTTGGAATATGAGGCGGCTTTTGATAAGGTGACTTTGTCTGCTCTCACTGTGACTTCCGAAGAAATACAGAAAGCCGAAGGACTGATCAGCGACGAGTTGAAATCTGCCATTACGCTGGCTAAACGGAATATTGAAACTTTCCACTCTTCCCAACGCTTCGTTGGCAAAAAGGTAGAAACAATGGAAGGAGTAACTTGCTGGCAAAAGGCGGTAGGTATCGAAAAGGTGGGGCTTTATATTCCCGGTGGAACGGCTCCGCTTTTCTCTACGGTATTGATGTTGGCTGTTCCCGCAAAAATTGCGGGATGCAGGGAAATTGTGCTTTGTACCCCTCCCGATAAAAACGGAAATATTCATCCGGCTATTCTCTTTGCCGCTCAACTGGCAGGTGTCAGTAAGATATTCAAAGCGGGAGGAGTGCAAGCTATCGCTGCTATGGCATATGGAACCGAGAGTGTTCCTAAAGTCTACAAAATCTTTGGCCCTGGAAATCAATATGTGACGGCTGCCAAGCAGTTGGTAAGTCTTCGGGATGTAGCCATCGACATGCCGGCAGGTCCTTCCGAAGTGGAAGTGCTGGCTGATGCATCTGCTAATCCGGTGTTTGTTGCGGCAGATTTACTGTCGCAGGCAGAACACGGAGTGGACAGTCAGGCGATGTTGATAACAACCTCTGAAAAGCTTCAGGCAGAAGTAATGGAAGAAGTAAACCGCCAACTGGCAAAGCTTCCTCGACGGGAAATTGCTGCGAAATCTCTGGAAAACAGTAAACTGATTTTGGTGAAGGACATGGATGAAGCGTTAGAGTTGACGAATGCATACGCACCCGAACATCTGATTGTAGAGACTGAAAATTATCTGGAAGTTGCTGAACGTGTAATAAATGCCGGTTCCGTCTTCCTTGGCTCATTGACGCCGGAAAGTGCAGGGGATTATGCTTCCGGAACCAACCATACGCTGCCGACTAATGGTTATGCGAAAGCATACAGCGGCGTGAGCCTGGACAGCTTTATCCGGAAAATCACGTTTCAGGAAATTCTTCCTCAAGGCATGAAAGTTATCGGGCCGGCTATTGAAGAAATGGCAGCCAACGAACTTCTGGATGCTCATAAGAATGCAGTTACAGTACGATTAAATACATTGAAATGA